The Peribacillus sp. FSL E2-0218 genome contains a region encoding:
- a CDS encoding GntR family transcriptional regulator, with protein MRVNRKNGPMYLQIKEILKDRILHGVYAIDTNIPSEPLLEEEFKVSKVTVRNAIKELVQEGYVEKKSGKGTRVIANGSIVKLSKGKRFTELLVEEGHFIFKKMLNISHVELPADSHLHPLFGDHCINIERIYLLDNEPYIYFTHYVSLDLDQDELDEVQINSLYRFLEDHNVQLETFRDEFGVTIPPDHICEALKIEPNSAVLKRIRISSDGDGKVMEYSEGFYNTAKQNYIVTYNEPVQ; from the coding sequence ATGAGAGTGAACAGGAAAAATGGACCTATGTATTTACAAATTAAAGAAATATTGAAGGATCGTATTTTACATGGTGTTTATGCCATTGACACGAACATCCCCTCCGAGCCTCTGCTGGAAGAAGAATTTAAGGTAAGTAAGGTTACTGTCCGCAATGCGATTAAAGAACTTGTGCAAGAGGGATATGTCGAAAAGAAAAGCGGAAAAGGCACTAGAGTCATAGCGAATGGTTCGATTGTCAAGCTTTCCAAAGGGAAGCGCTTCACGGAACTATTGGTGGAGGAAGGGCATTTCATTTTCAAAAAAATGTTGAACATCTCTCATGTTGAACTTCCTGCTGATTCTCATCTGCATCCTTTATTCGGCGATCATTGCATAAACATTGAACGAATCTATTTGTTGGACAATGAGCCTTATATTTACTTTACGCATTACGTTTCCCTGGATTTGGACCAAGATGAGTTGGACGAGGTCCAAATCAATTCCTTGTACCGTTTTTTAGAGGATCATAACGTCCAGCTTGAAACTTTCAGGGACGAATTTGGCGTTACCATCCCACCGGACCATATATGTGAAGCACTGAAAATCGAACCCAATAGTGCTGTTCTAAAAAGGATTCGGATTTCAAGTGACGGGGACGGAAAGGTCATGGAATATAGTGAAGGATTTTACAACACGGCGAAACAGAATTATATCGTTACATATAATGAGCCGGTACAATAA
- the yppF gene encoding YppF family protein, with protein MTIEVLILHYIQEKRRKPNHANELLDYIQNEYVNGKLSILQYRSLCQDLYIRGASPTTSG; from the coding sequence GTGACTATAGAAGTTTTAATCCTCCATTACATTCAGGAAAAACGCCGGAAGCCCAATCATGCCAATGAATTGTTAGACTATATTCAAAATGAATATGTCAACGGTAAGCTGTCTATCTTACAATATCGAAGTCTCTGTCAGGATTTATACATTAGAGGAGCAAGCCCCACAACCTCTGGGTGA
- a CDS encoding sugar kinase, which yields MRKRIVAFGEVMMRLQVPGHALLSQANTLQYSFSGTGVNVASAMTKLGHDGFLVTKLPDNPLGDSAVVSLQHLGIERDFISRGGKYLGMYFLENGFGQRASRVTYSNRLESSFNTASLSDYDLGLIAEKADIIHFCGITLAMADNVRESMKVLARKVKEKGGTVCFDCNYRPSLWEGGYAAAKPHYEEMLSLADIVMMNEKDAMYILGMKSKSPHRDGQLRELVPEVAKKYNIRSIAGTHRSINSDTTHTLRGYLYKEQTFHFSDNLSFSVYDRIGSGDAYTSGILHGELTGFSPEKTVLFAAVSGMLACTVVGDTPLATEMEILSAMEGKMEDIMR from the coding sequence ATGCGTAAACGGATCGTGGCATTCGGGGAAGTGATGATGCGCTTGCAGGTACCGGGACATGCCCTATTATCACAAGCCAACACGCTGCAATACTCCTTTTCAGGCACTGGGGTAAACGTTGCTTCTGCGATGACCAAACTTGGGCATGATGGTTTCCTGGTGACAAAATTACCGGATAATCCTCTTGGGGATTCTGCGGTGGTTTCCTTGCAGCACTTAGGCATTGAACGGGATTTCATTTCCAGAGGCGGTAAGTATTTGGGGATGTACTTTCTGGAAAACGGCTTTGGGCAACGTGCAAGCCGGGTCACCTACTCAAATCGGCTCGAAAGCAGTTTCAATACTGCTTCGCTATCCGATTATGATTTGGGACTGATTGCAGAAAAGGCAGATATCATTCATTTTTGCGGGATCACACTTGCCATGGCGGATAATGTACGGGAAAGCATGAAGGTGCTGGCGAGAAAAGTAAAAGAAAAAGGCGGTACGGTCTGTTTCGATTGCAATTACCGCCCTTCCTTATGGGAGGGAGGGTATGCAGCTGCCAAGCCTCATTATGAAGAAATGCTTTCATTGGCGGATATTGTCATGATGAATGAAAAAGACGCCATGTATATTTTAGGGATGAAGTCCAAATCTCCACATCGGGATGGACAGCTTAGGGAGTTGGTGCCTGAAGTGGCCAAAAAATACAATATCCGGTCAATAGCGGGGACACATCGTTCAATCAATAGTGATACTACCCATACTTTACGTGGATACCTGTACAAGGAGCAAACATTTCACTTTTCAGATAACCTATCATTTTCGGTTTATGATAGAATAGGTTCAGGCGATGCATATACGAGCGGAATCCTCCATGGAGAATTGACAGGCTTTTCCCCGGAAAAGACAGTTCTGTTTGCAGCTGTTTCAGGAATGCTGGCGTGTACGGTCGTTGGTGATACTCCTTTGGCAACTGAAATGGAGATCCTGTCAGCCATGGAAGGTAAAATGGAAGATATAATGAGATAA
- a CDS encoding VOC family protein has product MLGITHLRHIGMITPNFDEQAAFYEKVWGLDRVPAPEENTVYFRGAGPEHHILSLHKGEQRGLHHISFGMVDKNAVDRAAGILQSKGVRIIDQPGYLDEAGAGYGLRFVDPENRVIELSAWVEVQTSIWNKKNVDPVKLNHVVMNTRDLDMIVKFYTDILGFKVTDWSEHQMSFLRCNRKHHSIAFNQEGHASVNHIAYEVDSVDELMRGISNVRKAGLSELWGPGRHGPGDNIFCYFQDPGGFVMEYTCYLETIEDEAEWRARVWKRVPHLMDQWGIAGPPKPEARKAMGGEPDLGWVDASTSESIMSEK; this is encoded by the coding sequence ATGCTTGGAATTACCCATTTACGCCATATTGGCATGATCACGCCGAACTTTGATGAACAAGCAGCGTTTTATGAAAAGGTTTGGGGCTTGGACAGGGTGCCGGCCCCTGAAGAGAACACCGTTTATTTCCGTGGTGCTGGCCCAGAACATCATATTTTAAGTCTTCATAAGGGAGAGCAGCGTGGCCTGCACCACATTTCATTCGGGATGGTTGATAAAAATGCCGTGGATCGGGCGGCGGGAATTTTACAATCGAAGGGTGTTCGAATCATCGATCAACCGGGATATTTGGATGAAGCGGGTGCAGGTTATGGATTACGCTTCGTTGATCCGGAAAACCGGGTGATCGAGCTTTCAGCTTGGGTCGAGGTTCAAACCTCAATTTGGAACAAGAAGAATGTAGATCCAGTGAAACTGAATCATGTTGTCATGAACACGAGGGATTTGGATATGATCGTAAAGTTTTATACAGATATCCTTGGTTTTAAAGTTACCGATTGGAGCGAGCATCAAATGTCTTTTCTAAGGTGCAACAGGAAGCATCATTCCATTGCTTTCAATCAAGAAGGCCATGCTTCCGTAAACCATATTGCCTATGAGGTTGATTCCGTGGATGAGCTGATGCGCGGAATAAGCAATGTTCGGAAAGCCGGACTTTCCGAGCTTTGGGGGCCTGGACGTCACGGACCGGGTGACAATATTTTTTGTTACTTCCAGGACCCGGGCGGTTTTGTCATGGAGTATACATGCTACCTGGAAACGATTGAGGATGAGGCGGAATGGCGAGCGCGTGTTTGGAAACGTGTCCCGCATTTAATGGATCAATGGGGTATTGCAGGTCCGCCGAAACCTGAAGCGCGCAAGGCGATGGGCGGAGAACCTGATTTGGGCTGGGTGGATGCTTCCACAAGTGAATCCATCATGTCGGAAAAATGA
- a CDS encoding MFS transporter encodes MLNGKKRWLYIAVPIFFFWFFGQIDKVGISIIQTDPEFLNALGMTGDDKNAKIGLLSFVFTIAYGVSNLFWGFIIDKLGARKTAIAGLFIWTLTMITSGLANSYEVFLISRIILGFGEGMMIPVSGKFISNWFHKRELGRAQSSWLTGNYLGPAIGAIILVLVISLLHWQAAFFMLAAFNLFINIPMFIFMTRNTPEEHPRLSKEELAFIRQQDEEDKNGEPSEAKNFAKDHRFWIVWFGMLVCSFLFFGISIWLPTYLIEAKGFEKEGMSSITSLSWLFALGFVLACGFLADKTRRPSLMASLLFAMTAIFLTVAVFIGNPILAGLCMGLAMGAQGGVFHLSNMLMVKYSTPETAGRAAGLLGFTNIMGGFSSYIMGWLRDLSGGDFSTSIAMLIFAALLGLAAYIFSIKREAAELQGAPFSVQKVQA; translated from the coding sequence GTGTTAAATGGGAAAAAAAGATGGTTGTACATTGCCGTTCCAATTTTTTTCTTTTGGTTTTTCGGACAAATAGATAAGGTTGGCATTTCCATCATTCAAACAGATCCAGAATTCTTGAATGCACTCGGTATGACAGGTGATGATAAAAATGCAAAAATCGGTCTTCTTTCTTTCGTATTCACGATTGCCTATGGAGTATCAAACCTTTTTTGGGGATTCATCATCGATAAACTGGGGGCCCGAAAAACCGCCATTGCCGGTTTATTCATATGGACACTTACCATGATTACGTCAGGCCTTGCCAATTCGTATGAAGTGTTCCTGATTAGCAGGATCATACTCGGATTCGGGGAAGGCATGATGATTCCCGTATCGGGGAAATTCATTTCCAACTGGTTTCATAAACGTGAATTAGGAAGGGCCCAGTCCTCCTGGCTTACTGGCAACTATTTAGGGCCAGCGATAGGGGCCATTATATTGGTGCTTGTTATCTCTTTACTTCACTGGCAAGCTGCTTTCTTCATGCTCGCAGCATTCAACTTATTCATCAACATCCCGATGTTCATTTTCATGACGAGAAATACCCCGGAGGAGCACCCCCGGTTAAGTAAAGAAGAATTGGCTTTCATTCGCCAGCAGGATGAGGAAGACAAGAACGGCGAACCATCCGAGGCTAAAAATTTCGCCAAAGATCATCGCTTCTGGATCGTTTGGTTCGGTATGCTTGTCTGTTCATTCCTGTTTTTCGGAATAAGTATTTGGCTTCCTACTTATCTTATAGAAGCAAAAGGCTTCGAAAAGGAAGGAATGTCGAGCATAACTTCCCTTTCCTGGTTATTTGCGCTTGGTTTTGTCCTGGCATGCGGCTTTCTAGCAGACAAGACGCGGCGTCCCAGCTTGATGGCCTCGCTTCTATTTGCGATGACGGCTATCTTTTTGACAGTGGCCGTCTTCATTGGAAATCCAATTCTGGCAGGGCTATGCATGGGACTGGCAATGGGTGCCCAAGGCGGAGTGTTCCATCTGAGCAATATGCTCATGGTTAAATATTCAACGCCAGAAACGGCCGGGCGTGCCGCTGGCTTGCTTGGATTCACCAATATCATGGGCGGCTTCTCCAGTTATATCATGGGCTGGCTGCGCGATCTTTCCGGCGGGGACTTCAGTACATCGATTGCCATGCTGATTTTTGCAGCCCTCTTAGGCCTGGCCGCTTATATATTCTCCATTAAGAGAGAGGCAGCCGAACTTCAGGGAGCGCCATTTTCCGTTCAAAAAGTCCAGGCATGA
- a CDS encoding cupin domain-containing protein encodes MTKETFSVKDFEKKYVARLKDRTLDWNVLKFQEEIDPAYKRAQMRYIGRGATANNDTNVIAGEHFTLSTMVLPPGCIGPLHLHDDVEEVFFILEGEVTALIQEDSYSEVHEIKLNARDCISSPPGVYRGIRNDGDVEARMLVMLGAVKPNLPTYPEGSELEELRKQRSKEREAIIKD; translated from the coding sequence ATGACAAAAGAGACTTTTTCAGTGAAGGATTTCGAAAAAAAATATGTTGCAAGGCTGAAGGATCGGACGCTCGATTGGAACGTCCTGAAGTTCCAGGAAGAAATCGATCCGGCATATAAGCGTGCACAGATGAGATATATCGGACGTGGTGCCACTGCGAATAATGACACAAATGTCATTGCAGGTGAACACTTCACGCTCAGTACGATGGTGCTTCCACCCGGTTGCATCGGGCCTTTGCACCTTCACGATGATGTTGAAGAAGTATTCTTCATCCTTGAGGGGGAAGTTACGGCCTTGATCCAGGAAGATAGTTACAGTGAAGTGCATGAGATCAAGTTAAATGCCAGAGATTGCATAAGCAGTCCTCCAGGAGTTTATCGGGGAATCAGGAATGACGGGGATGTTGAAGCTCGGATGCTTGTCATGCTTGGGGCGGTGAAACCTAACCTGCCGACATACCCTGAGGGAAGCGAGCTTGAGGAACTTCGGAAACAACGCTCGAAAGAAAGAGAGGCCATCATTAAAGACTGA
- a CDS encoding SDR family oxidoreductase has protein sequence MDLGLQGKVAVIMGGTSGVGLKTAEMFLAEGAKVAICGRSKERMDNAQRHLLSLADEEDIFASICNVTSRTEVDSFIDGTAKRFGGIDILVNAAGQSVMGHFFDITDEQWDEQIQLKFFAIIYAVRASHPHLVKRGGGRIININATLAKEPERHMVATAAARAGLLNLSKTLSQELAFDNILVNSVSLGLIRTDQWERRRMKNAPHMDADEYYKDLANKRNIPLGRVGEAEEVASVIVFLASEKASYVAGSTIETAGAIGKAL, from the coding sequence ATGGATTTGGGCCTGCAAGGAAAAGTGGCTGTCATCATGGGCGGCACATCGGGCGTTGGTTTGAAAACAGCAGAAATGTTTTTAGCTGAAGGCGCGAAGGTGGCTATATGCGGCAGAAGCAAGGAGCGTATGGATAATGCTCAACGTCATTTGCTCTCACTAGCTGATGAAGAAGATATTTTTGCATCAATTTGTAATGTCACCTCAAGAACGGAAGTGGATTCCTTCATTGATGGAACGGCAAAAAGGTTCGGCGGGATCGATATATTGGTGAATGCCGCCGGGCAAAGCGTGATGGGTCATTTTTTTGACATAACGGATGAACAGTGGGATGAACAGATTCAATTAAAGTTTTTTGCAATCATATATGCCGTTCGCGCTTCGCACCCGCACCTTGTCAAAAGAGGCGGAGGACGGATCATCAATATTAATGCAACGCTAGCCAAAGAACCGGAGCGTCACATGGTGGCGACTGCAGCGGCAAGGGCTGGTCTCTTGAATTTAAGCAAAACGCTGTCCCAGGAACTGGCCTTTGACAATATATTGGTGAATTCTGTAAGTCTCGGATTGATTCGGACCGATCAGTGGGAGCGGAGAAGAATGAAAAATGCACCGCATATGGATGCGGACGAGTATTACAAAGATCTTGCGAACAAGAGGAATATCCCGCTCGGGCGTGTAGGTGAAGCGGAGGAAGTCGCCAGTGTCATCGTTTTCCTTGCTTCGGAAAAAGCAAGTTATGTGGCGGGTTCAACGATTGAAACGGCAGGAGCGATTGGAAAGGCACTTTAA
- a CDS encoding IclR family transcriptional regulator, translating into MVSEEKEKEKYSANSLVRGLEIIKLFNESQPNLSLSEIAKQLGVSRTVPYRLLFTLQNIGYLSQDEHTKRYSLTPKVLELGFSYLNSLKFQEIVQPYMEALRDEIGASCHLSILDGQEVVYVGSAPIRGVSAVNVNIGLRLPAHAVANGKLLLAYQPKEMLMQMIKISNLTPYTDKTLTTPGEFMKQLEAIRQNGYSMTSGEFHPGIRSVAAPIFDRNGKVLAALNVVATESAYQADFIDKIALPKLLEISRQLSVYMGYSGAKPFQHEDV; encoded by the coding sequence ATGGTAAGCGAAGAAAAAGAAAAAGAGAAATATAGTGCTAATTCATTGGTGAGAGGGCTGGAGATCATTAAGCTATTCAATGAATCACAGCCGAATTTGTCTCTTTCGGAAATTGCAAAACAACTGGGTGTGAGCAGAACGGTTCCATACCGGTTATTATTTACGTTACAAAATATTGGCTACCTATCACAGGACGAACATACAAAACGGTATAGTTTAACCCCAAAAGTGCTGGAATTGGGATTCAGTTATTTGAATAGCCTGAAATTCCAGGAAATTGTCCAACCATATATGGAGGCACTGCGTGATGAAATAGGAGCCTCCTGCCATCTTTCCATTTTGGATGGACAGGAAGTCGTTTATGTTGGCAGTGCTCCGATCAGAGGCGTTTCCGCTGTCAATGTGAACATCGGCTTGCGGCTGCCTGCACATGCGGTGGCGAATGGGAAATTACTTTTGGCTTATCAACCGAAAGAAATGCTTATGCAAATGATCAAAATATCGAACCTTACACCTTATACGGACAAAACACTTACTACTCCTGGGGAATTCATGAAGCAACTGGAGGCGATTCGCCAAAATGGTTACTCGATGACAAGCGGGGAATTCCACCCCGGCATCCGTTCTGTAGCTGCACCTATTTTTGATAGGAATGGTAAGGTACTGGCTGCCTTGAATGTCGTGGCGACAGAATCGGCTTATCAGGCAGACTTCATCGATAAAATCGCCCTGCCGAAACTGCTGGAAATTTCCCGGCAGTTATCCGTGTACATGGGATATAGTGGAGCAAAGCCATTTCAACATGAAGATGTCTGA
- a CDS encoding DgaE family pyridoxal phosphate-dependent ammonia lyase, whose translation MESSMNAKYGLKRVINASGRMSILGVSAPTDTVMDAMKTGGQNYVEISELVDKSGQHIANLLQSEAAVVVNSASSGIALSVAAIVTEGNRRKSERLHQDHIQKNEVIMLKGHNVQYGAPVETMIYLGGGKLVEVGYANEGKAEHIADAINDNTSAILYVKSHHAVQKNMISIEEAWEVAKAYNIPLIVDAAAEEELKKYVQVSDLAIYSGSKAIEGPTSGIVAGKQKYIEWLKVQLHCSGRSMKVGKETTFGLLQALDEYFVKADNSGQEKASLQVLASLESIDGVKVTIVQDEAGRAIYRARISIDPLITETTAKEVNEQLKNGNIAIYTRDYGVRQGFFDIDPRPLQGDDIHVIEAQLRTILGGNQG comes from the coding sequence ATGGAGAGTTCAATGAATGCTAAATACGGTTTGAAAAGAGTCATTAATGCTAGCGGAAGAATGAGTATACTTGGTGTTTCTGCTCCGACTGACACAGTGATGGATGCGATGAAAACAGGTGGACAAAATTATGTTGAAATCTCTGAATTAGTCGATAAGTCAGGACAGCATATAGCGAATTTACTTCAATCAGAAGCAGCGGTCGTCGTAAACTCAGCTTCCAGCGGAATCGCCCTTTCAGTGGCGGCAATCGTCACTGAAGGAAATAGAAGGAAAAGTGAAAGACTTCATCAAGATCACATTCAAAAGAATGAAGTCATCATGCTGAAAGGACACAATGTTCAGTATGGAGCGCCAGTCGAAACGATGATTTACCTTGGTGGCGGAAAATTGGTTGAAGTGGGATATGCAAACGAAGGCAAGGCAGAACATATTGCCGACGCCATTAATGATAATACGTCCGCGATCTTATACGTGAAATCCCATCATGCCGTTCAGAAGAATATGATTTCGATAGAAGAAGCCTGGGAAGTGGCAAAAGCTTATAATATTCCTTTGATTGTCGATGCTGCAGCGGAGGAAGAATTGAAGAAATATGTACAAGTCTCCGATTTAGCCATTTACAGTGGTTCAAAAGCGATTGAAGGACCAACATCGGGTATTGTTGCTGGGAAACAAAAATATATCGAGTGGTTGAAGGTACAATTGCACTGTAGCGGCAGGAGTATGAAAGTTGGTAAAGAAACAACCTTTGGGTTGCTTCAGGCATTGGATGAGTATTTTGTCAAAGCGGACAATAGCGGACAAGAAAAAGCTAGTTTACAAGTTCTTGCATCACTAGAATCCATTGATGGCGTAAAAGTAACGATTGTTCAAGATGAGGCAGGTAGAGCCATCTATAGAGCTCGTATCTCCATTGATCCTTTGATTACGGAAACAACGGCAAAGGAAGTGAACGAGCAGCTGAAAAATGGAAATATTGCCATTTACACGCGTGATTATGGTGTACGTCAAGGCTTTTTCGATATCGATCCGCGTCCATTGCAAGGTGATGACATTCATGTCATTGAAGCACAGTTAAGAACCATTTTAGGAGGGAATCAAGGATGA
- a CDS encoding alpha/beta hydrolase, whose product MSIRHLEKHSIHYLESGDGKALVILHGLGNNSQSWKQQLSQLKEDFRVIAWDAPGYGESSDPEEEFQDFSQFADVLKEFLESLGLPSVYLLGHSMGSAIALDFTSRFPKMVEALIIADATRGAAGVSSEENKRKLQNRLHSINTLRPEELARKRVKALLSQNASSGVVKEAERIMSQVRPAGYRSVSYALSNVNQMELLSSISVPTLVICGELDLVTPVSESKVFHELIPHSELAIVPNTGHLCYQEDPVTFNEIVTDFLKRHLADHT is encoded by the coding sequence ATGTCTATCAGGCACTTGGAAAAACACTCGATTCACTATCTGGAATCGGGAGATGGAAAGGCGCTCGTCATTTTGCATGGCTTAGGAAACAATTCACAGTCATGGAAGCAACAGCTCAGTCAGTTGAAGGAAGATTTCAGGGTAATTGCCTGGGATGCGCCAGGTTACGGTGAAAGTTCTGATCCAGAGGAAGAATTTCAGGATTTTTCGCAGTTTGCGGATGTGTTGAAGGAATTTCTTGAGAGTCTAGGTTTGCCATCGGTGTACCTGCTCGGCCATTCGATGGGATCGGCCATTGCGCTCGATTTTACAAGCAGGTTTCCGAAGATGGTTGAGGCGCTGATCATAGCGGATGCGACGCGGGGAGCGGCCGGGGTAAGCTCTGAGGAAAATAAACGGAAACTTCAGAATAGATTACATTCGATTAATACGTTAAGGCCGGAGGAACTTGCGAGGAAAAGAGTGAAGGCGCTCTTATCGCAAAATGCTTCTTCCGGGGTAGTCAAGGAAGCGGAACGGATCATGTCGCAAGTACGCCCAGCTGGATACCGGTCCGTATCGTACGCTTTATCGAATGTAAACCAAATGGAATTGCTTTCATCCATATCCGTTCCGACCTTGGTCATTTGTGGTGAATTGGATCTGGTCACGCCTGTTAGTGAATCAAAGGTTTTTCATGAGTTGATTCCCCATTCCGAATTGGCCATCGTCCCGAATACCGGCCATTTATGCTATCAGGAAGATCCGGTAACATTTAATGAAATTGTTACTGATTTTTTGAAGCGGCACTTGGCAGACCATACATAA
- a CDS encoding gluconate:H+ symporter, which produces MELYLLGITLIAIVIVILGVSWWKWHAFISLTVASLFLAVFSGLPLDKIVGAYETGVGAVLGHLIGILALGTILGKMMSDSGAGMQVADFFIHKFGVKNLPWAMLLSGFIIGIPVFFEVGLVILLPLVISIRKSTKVNILLIGIPVLAGLSIVHGLVPPHPGAMTAIGIYNANMGHVLLYSLIIAFPTAVLAGPLFAKWIQKRVVPVGEPELIRVETKANALPGTGVSFFIILLPVLLMVLTVLAPYLPIPASMEKCLLFIGSPVIALLISCFAAYYFLGFRQGMDKSLIKKLTEECLLPLASIILIIGAGGGFKQILIDSGVGTAIASMSEQISLSPLVLAFLVAGLIRIATGSATVALTTAAGIVSPVVANMTGVNLELLVIATGAGSLMFSHVNDAGFWLVKEYMGLTVKETFKTWTVMETLLSFVAFGLVLILDLFV; this is translated from the coding sequence ATGGAGCTATATTTATTAGGAATTACGCTGATAGCGATCGTCATTGTTATTTTGGGGGTATCATGGTGGAAATGGCATGCATTCATAAGTTTGACTGTAGCCAGTTTATTCTTAGCTGTTTTTTCCGGTCTTCCTTTGGACAAGATTGTAGGCGCTTACGAAACGGGCGTCGGTGCAGTCCTGGGACACCTTATAGGCATTTTGGCATTAGGGACGATTCTAGGGAAGATGATGTCCGACTCAGGAGCTGGCATGCAGGTAGCCGACTTCTTTATTCATAAATTTGGTGTGAAGAATTTGCCATGGGCGATGCTGTTGTCAGGCTTCATCATCGGGATACCGGTATTTTTCGAAGTGGGCTTGGTCATATTGCTCCCTTTGGTCATTTCCATACGGAAATCGACTAAAGTGAATATACTATTAATCGGAATTCCAGTACTTGCTGGTTTATCGATCGTACATGGGCTTGTACCCCCGCATCCGGGTGCGATGACGGCAATCGGGATTTATAATGCTAACATGGGGCACGTACTTCTTTACTCATTGATCATAGCATTCCCGACAGCTGTACTTGCCGGTCCTTTGTTTGCGAAATGGATTCAAAAACGGGTAGTTCCAGTTGGGGAACCGGAATTGATCCGGGTGGAAACGAAGGCAAATGCCTTGCCAGGCACAGGAGTTTCGTTCTTTATCATCCTCTTGCCTGTATTGCTTATGGTCTTGACGGTGTTGGCTCCTTATCTGCCAATACCGGCTTCCATGGAAAAATGCTTGTTATTTATCGGAAGTCCGGTCATTGCCCTATTAATCTCTTGTTTTGCAGCTTACTATTTCTTGGGCTTTAGGCAGGGAATGGATAAATCGCTCATTAAAAAATTAACGGAAGAATGCTTATTGCCTTTGGCTTCCATTATTTTAATAATTGGAGCGGGGGGTGGCTTCAAGCAGATCTTAATCGATAGTGGCGTGGGAACCGCCATTGCATCCATGTCTGAACAAATATCATTATCACCACTCGTGCTTGCATTTCTAGTGGCTGGATTGATCCGGATTGCCACAGGCTCTGCAACGGTCGCTTTGACCACAGCAGCAGGAATCGTTTCACCAGTCGTTGCCAATATGACGGGTGTCAATTTGGAATTACTCGTCATTGCCACGGGCGCAGGTTCACTTATGTTTTCCCATGTCAATGATGCAGGCTTCTGGTTGGTCAAGGAATATATGGGGTTAACCGTAAAAGAAACGTTCAAAACATGGACAGTCATGGAAACCTTACTTTCCTTTGTGGCTTTCGGTCTTGTATTGATCTTGGATCTATTTGTTTAG
- a CDS encoding KDGP aldolase family protein: MTNINERFLNDRVALNVLADSVENAVEVFNAAEGHVLVGVLSKDYPTVEAGVAAMQEYGDAIDEAVSIGLGAGDNRQATVVAEIAKYYPGSHINQVFPSVGATRANLGEKDSWINSLVSPTGKVGYVNISTGPVSAGASETAIVPIKAAIALVRDMGGNALKYFPMKGLKHEEEYRAVAKACGEEGFALEPTGGIDLENFETILEIALEAKVPKIIPHVYSSIIDQETGKTNEEDVRKLLAMTKKLVEKYA; encoded by the coding sequence ATGACTAACATAAACGAACGCTTTTTGAATGATCGAGTGGCGCTTAATGTACTTGCCGATAGTGTAGAAAATGCAGTGGAGGTGTTCAACGCAGCGGAAGGCCATGTCTTGGTGGGGGTGCTTTCCAAGGATTATCCAACCGTTGAAGCGGGAGTGGCTGCAATGCAGGAGTATGGCGATGCCATTGATGAGGCCGTTTCAATCGGCCTTGGCGCTGGTGATAATAGGCAGGCGACAGTTGTTGCAGAAATTGCAAAATATTATCCTGGGAGCCATATTAATCAGGTTTTCCCGAGTGTGGGAGCGACAAGGGCAAATTTGGGCGAAAAGGATAGTTGGATAAATTCGTTGGTTTCTCCAACTGGCAAAGTCGGCTATGTGAATATTTCCACCGGCCCTGTTAGTGCAGGTGCAAGTGAAACTGCCATTGTACCGATCAAAGCGGCCATTGCCTTGGTCCGGGATATGGGAGGTAATGCATTGAAATACTTCCCGATGAAGGGCCTGAAGCATGAAGAGGAGTACCGTGCAGTGGCCAAAGCTTGCGGTGAAGAGGGCTTTGCTTTAGAACCGACTGGTGGAATCGACTTGGAGAATTTCGAAACCATTCTGGAAATAGCTTTGGAAGCAAAAGTGCCTAAAATCATTCCCCATGTTTATTCTTCCATCATTGATCAAGAAACCGGCAAAACGAATGAGGAGGATGTAAGGAAATTATTGGCCATGACAAAAAAATTGGTTGAAAAATATGCGTAA